The following coding sequences lie in one Spea bombifrons isolate aSpeBom1 chromosome 5, aSpeBom1.2.pri, whole genome shotgun sequence genomic window:
- the NEUROD6 gene encoding neurogenic differentiation factor 6 → MLTLPFDESVVMTDSQICRKFPRESEEQKQGKKPEGCAKQLIAHGKTIKRSPEDETEQEEEEEDREEEDENGLPRRRGPRKKKMTKVRIERIKLRRIEANARERGRMHGLNDALDNLRKVVPCYSKTQKLSKIETLRLAKNYIWALSEILRIGKRPDLLTFVQNLCKGLSQPTTNLVAGCLQLNARSFLMSQSGETMHHSRTPYTSIYPPYHSPELSNPPAHGSLDNSKTVKPYSYCSAYESFYESTSPECTSPQFEGPLSPPSMNYNGIFSLKQEEALDYGKNYNYGMHYCAVPSRGPLGQSSMFRLSTDSHFPYDFHLRSQTLAMQDELNAVFHN, encoded by the coding sequence ATGTTAACGCTTCCATTTGACGAATCTGTTGTAATGACAGACTCACAGATATGTAGAAAGTTTCCACGGGAAAGTGAAGAGCAGAAACAAGGGAAAAAGCCAGAAGGATGTGCTAAACAGCTAATAGCCCATGGGAAAACTATTAAGAGGTCACCTGAAGATGAAACagaacaggaagaagaagaagaggacagagaagaagaagatgaaaatggttTACCAAGGAGGAGAGgaccaaggaaaaaaaaaatgaccaaggTCAGAATCGAAAGGATTAAACTGAGACGGATTGAAGCAAATGCAAGAGAAAGGGGTAGGATGCATGGGCTTAATGATGCTCTGGACAACTTAAGGAAAGTTGTACCTTGTTATTCCAAGACACAGAAACTGTCAAAGATAGAAACATTAAGACTTGCTAAAAATTATATTTGGGCTCTCTCTGAGATCCTTCGTATCGGGAAAAGACCTGATTTGCTTACGTTTGTGCAAAACTTATGCAAAGGTTTGTCTCAGCCGACCACAAATTTGGTGGCAGGTTGCCTGCAGCTTAATGCTAGAAGTTTTCTTATGAGCCAGAGCGGTGAGACGATGCATCACTCAAGAACCCCTTATACCTCCATTTACCCTCCCTATCACAGCCCTGAGCTTAGCAACCCACCAGCTCATGGAAGCCTTGACAATTCCAAGACAGTCAAACCATACAGTTATTGTAGTGCATATGAATCCTTTTATGAAAGCACTTCTCCCGAGTGCACCAGCCCTCAGTTTGAAGGTCCCTTAAGCCCTCCCTCCATGAACTATAATGGGATATTTTCCCTGAAGCAAGAAGAGGCCTTGGACTATGGGAAAAATTACAATTACGGCATGCATTACTGTGCAGTGCCAAGCAGGGGTCCCCTCGGGCAGAGCTCTATGTTCAGGTTGTCTACAGACAGCCACTTCCCTTATGACTTCCATCTGCGCAGCCAGACTCTCGCCATGCAAGATGAATTAAATGCAGTTTTTCATAATTAA